A window from Pseudomonas sp. Tri1 encodes these proteins:
- the mtnC gene encoding acireductone synthase: MPIKAILTDIEGTTSAVSFVFDVLFPYAARHLPDFVRQNAARADVAEQLAAVRQDSAEPGADVERIIEILLGWIAEDRKATPLKALQGMVWEQGYQAGQLKGHVYPDAVQALKQWHQEGLQLFVYSSGSIQAQKLIFGCSEAGDLSPLFSGYFDTTSGPKRDVQSYQRISAAVGVAPGEILFLSDIVQELDAARDAGMATCGLAREGGELAGHVTVNSFARIDPSAF, from the coding sequence GTGCCAATCAAAGCCATCCTCACCGACATCGAAGGCACCACCAGCGCGGTGAGTTTTGTGTTCGATGTGCTGTTTCCCTATGCCGCCAGGCATTTGCCGGATTTCGTCCGGCAAAATGCCGCGCGTGCCGACGTGGCTGAACAACTGGCCGCTGTGCGCCAGGACAGCGCTGAACCGGGGGCTGACGTCGAGCGCATCATCGAGATCCTGTTGGGCTGGATCGCCGAAGACCGCAAGGCTACGCCGCTCAAGGCGTTGCAGGGCATGGTCTGGGAGCAGGGGTACCAGGCTGGACAATTGAAAGGCCACGTTTACCCGGACGCGGTGCAGGCGCTCAAGCAGTGGCACCAGGAGGGTTTGCAACTGTTCGTGTATTCCTCCGGCTCGATCCAGGCGCAGAAGCTGATTTTCGGTTGCTCCGAGGCCGGTGACCTGTCGCCGTTGTTCAGCGGCTATTTCGACACTACGTCGGGCCCCAAGCGGGACGTGCAGTCCTACCAGCGCATCAGCGCGGCGGTGGGTGTCGCGCCGGGGGAGATTCTGTTTCTGTCCGACATCGTCCAGGAACTGGACGCGGCCCGCGATGCAGGCATGGCGACGTGCGGGTTAGCACGGGAAGGGGGGGAACTGGCAGGGCATGTCACTGTGAACAGTTTTGCGCGGATCGACCCTTCAGCGTTTTGA
- a CDS encoding DUF3509 domain-containing protein, giving the protein MNMIQEKFSSLFSNYEVTTQARPDGGILLTLRNSEGKQLKRSISYAQLHAGDQLSWVISAIRRDLAEQASELPQITLLQSQHRFALPTYHSA; this is encoded by the coding sequence ATGAATATGATTCAAGAAAAATTTTCGTCCCTGTTTTCCAACTACGAAGTGACTACACAGGCTCGCCCGGACGGCGGCATTCTGCTGACATTGCGCAATAGCGAAGGCAAACAGTTGAAGCGCTCGATTTCCTATGCGCAATTGCATGCCGGTGACCAATTGTCCTGGGTGATCAGCGCCATTCGTCGTGACTTGGCGGAACAGGCCAGTGAGCTGCCGCAGATCACCCTGCTGCAGAGCCAGCATCGCTTCGCTTTGCCGACCTATCACAGCGCTTGA
- a CDS encoding MFS transporter gives MAALPYWRLSSFYLFYFALLGSTAPFLALYFDHLGFNAARIGELVAIPMLMRCVAPNIWGWLGDYTGRRLAIVRFGAICTLLTFSLIFIDKSYAWLAMVMALHAFFWHAVLPQFEVITLAHLSGQASRYSQIRLWGSIGFIITVVLLGRLFEWLSLDIYPQALVLIMAGIVFASFWVPNAQPVQGPRVAGEGFLRQLRNPGVLAFYTCVGLMQVSHGPYYTFLTLHLEHLGYSRGLIGLLWAVGVVAEVLIFLLMSRILARFSVRRVLLASFLLAALRWLLLGSLAEFLWVLLFAQVLHAATFGSFHAAAIHFVQRSFGPRQQGQGQALYAALAGTGGALGALYSGYSWNALGATWTFSIASVAAFAAAVIIATRMQEDRP, from the coding sequence ATGGCGGCACTGCCGTACTGGCGGCTCTCCAGTTTCTATCTGTTCTATTTCGCCCTGCTCGGTTCGACGGCGCCGTTCCTGGCATTGTATTTCGACCACCTGGGGTTCAACGCGGCGCGCATCGGCGAGCTGGTGGCGATCCCCATGCTGATGCGTTGCGTGGCGCCGAACATCTGGGGCTGGCTGGGGGATTACACCGGCCGGCGCCTGGCCATCGTGCGTTTTGGCGCGATCTGTACGTTGCTGACCTTCTCGTTGATTTTCATCGATAAAAGCTATGCCTGGCTGGCGATGGTCATGGCGCTGCACGCGTTCTTCTGGCACGCGGTGCTGCCGCAATTCGAAGTCATCACCCTGGCCCACTTGAGCGGACAGGCGTCGCGCTACAGTCAGATCCGCCTGTGGGGTTCCATCGGCTTCATCATCACCGTGGTGCTGCTGGGGCGACTGTTCGAATGGCTGAGCCTGGACATTTATCCACAGGCCTTGGTGCTGATCATGGCCGGCATCGTGTTCGCCAGTTTCTGGGTGCCCAACGCCCAGCCGGTGCAAGGGCCACGAGTGGCGGGGGAGGGCTTTTTGCGGCAACTGCGCAACCCGGGCGTGCTGGCGTTCTACACCTGCGTGGGCTTGATGCAGGTGAGTCATGGACCGTATTACACATTTCTGACGCTGCACCTTGAGCACCTGGGCTACAGCCGCGGGCTGATCGGCCTGCTCTGGGCCGTCGGGGTAGTGGCGGAAGTGTTGATCTTCCTGTTGATGAGCCGGATCCTGGCGCGGTTTTCCGTGCGCCGGGTCCTGCTGGCGAGTTTCCTGCTGGCGGCGTTGCGCTGGCTGCTGCTGGGATCACTGGCCGAGTTTCTCTGGGTGCTGCTGTTTGCCCAGGTGCTGCACGCGGCGACCTTCGGCAGCTTTCACGCCGCTGCCATTCATTTCGTGCAACGTAGCTTCGGCCCACGCCAGCAAGGCCAGGGCCAGGCGCTGTACGCGGCGCTGGCCGGCACGGGCGGGGCCTTGGGCGCGTTGTACTCCGGCTACAGCTGGAATGCCCTGGGCGCCACTTGGACTTTCAGCATCGCCAGCGTCGCAGCCTTCGCTGCAGCCGTTATCATTGCCACACGTATGCAAGAGGACAGGCCATGA
- a CDS encoding alpha/beta fold hydrolase — MMLRVLALSLTLFTGLLPGLAQATVLQRPISLVTDSGELFGSLLLPKSDTPVPVVLIISGSGPTDRDGNNPDGGRNDSLKRLAWVLAKHNIASVRYDKRGVAASLAATPDERNLSVEAYVADAVAWSRKLAADPRLGPLVILGHSEGALIASLAAPQANAAAVISLSGSARPIDQVLRQQLSSRLPAPLMLRSNELLDSLKAGRLDENVPPQLQVIFRPSVQPYLISLFRQDPAQAFAALKMPALIIQGSHDIQVSVDDARQLKAAKPDAELALIEGMNHVMRIVPNDVKRQLASYKDPNLPLAAELGAHILSFIDSLPSR; from the coding sequence ATGATGTTAAGAGTGCTTGCCTTGAGCCTTACCCTGTTCACCGGCCTGCTTCCCGGCTTGGCCCAGGCCACCGTCCTGCAACGTCCCATCAGCCTTGTCACCGACAGCGGTGAACTTTTCGGCTCGTTGTTGCTGCCCAAATCCGACACACCCGTGCCAGTTGTCCTGATCATTTCCGGGTCCGGTCCTACGGATCGCGACGGAAACAACCCCGACGGCGGGCGCAACGACAGCCTCAAGCGCCTGGCCTGGGTGCTGGCCAAACACAACATCGCCAGCGTGCGCTATGACAAACGCGGGGTGGCGGCCAGCCTCGCGGCGACACCGGACGAACGCAACCTCAGCGTCGAAGCCTACGTGGCCGATGCCGTGGCCTGGAGCCGCAAGCTCGCCGCCGACCCGCGGCTGGGTCCATTGGTTATCCTGGGTCACAGCGAAGGCGCATTGATCGCCAGCCTCGCCGCCCCCCAGGCCAACGCTGCGGCGGTGATTTCGCTGTCCGGCAGCGCGCGGCCTATCGACCAGGTCCTGCGTCAACAGTTGAGCAGCCGCCTGCCAGCGCCGCTGATGTTGCGCAGCAACGAACTGCTCGACAGCCTCAAGGCCGGTCGACTCGACGAGAACGTGCCGCCACAACTGCAAGTGATTTTCCGCCCCAGCGTGCAGCCCTACCTGATCTCGCTGTTCCGCCAGGACCCGGCCCAAGCCTTTGCGGCCCTGAAGATGCCAGCCTTGATCATCCAGGGCAGCCATGACATCCAGGTCAGCGTCGACGACGCCAGGCAGTTGAAAGCAGCCAAGCCTGACGCCGAGCTGGCGTTGATCGAGGGCATGAACCATGTGATGCGCATCGTGCCCAACGACGTGAAACGGCAATTGGCCTCCTACAAGGATCCCAACCTGCCCCTGGCGGCCGAGCTCGGCGCACATATCTTGAGTTTTATTGACTCGTTACCCTCGCGTTAA
- a CDS encoding long-chain-acyl-CoA synthetase, whose translation MSRTPSDAITWGMMLRKLPAIARAVARIIKGMKLANVQDPTQPCGLGWCFEQATLRNPQGPALLFGDAVWSYAQVNEQANRIAHYLLAQGIGKGDCVAIFIENRPQLLIAVLAVAKVGAVSAMINTSQTGDALVHSLALVAPVAVVVGDERVAAFNDVRGRTALPNARTWWVADQDSADVPSGFIDLLGRSEGYPGDNPTSSQHVFFDDPCLYLYTSGTTGLPKAGVFRHGRWMRTSTSFGLIALDMQPDDILYCTLPLYHATGLCVCWGAAICGASGFALRRKFSASQFWNDVRRYRATTLGYVGELCRYLIDQPSTGEDRHHSVKKMIGNGLRPGAWSTFKTRFGIEHICELYAASDGNIGFTNVLNFDNTVGFSLMGWELVRYDHDSGVPLRNLQGRMQKVPRGEPGLLLARIDDKAPLDGYTDPAKTEKTIYRDVFVPGDRYFNTGDLLRNIGFGHGQFVDRLGDTYRWKGENVSTTEVENVLLQHPQVAEAVAYGVEINGTNGRAGMAAITPAESLAVLDFSELLQFLQCKLPAYAVPLFLRIKVKMDTTGTFKYQKTRLKAEAFDPCVADDEPVYAWLPGSQTYVRVDRQLATQIQGGQYRY comes from the coding sequence ATGAGTCGTACACCCAGCGACGCTATTACCTGGGGCATGATGCTGCGCAAGTTGCCCGCCATTGCCAGAGCCGTTGCGCGGATCATCAAAGGCATGAAACTGGCCAACGTCCAGGACCCGACCCAGCCCTGTGGCCTGGGCTGGTGTTTCGAACAGGCCACGCTACGTAATCCACAGGGTCCGGCGTTGCTGTTCGGCGACGCGGTGTGGAGTTATGCACAGGTCAACGAGCAAGCCAATCGTATTGCCCACTACTTGCTGGCCCAGGGCATCGGCAAGGGCGACTGCGTGGCGATTTTCATCGAGAACCGGCCCCAGCTGTTGATCGCCGTGCTGGCGGTGGCGAAGGTCGGCGCGGTCAGTGCCATGATCAACACCTCGCAAACGGGCGATGCGCTGGTGCACAGCCTGGCGCTGGTGGCGCCGGTCGCGGTGGTGGTCGGGGATGAACGGGTCGCCGCCTTCAACGACGTGCGCGGACGAACCGCATTGCCGAATGCTCGTACCTGGTGGGTGGCGGATCAAGACAGCGCCGATGTTCCGTCCGGTTTTATCGACCTGCTCGGTCGCAGTGAAGGGTACCCAGGCGATAACCCGACCAGCAGCCAGCACGTCTTCTTCGACGATCCATGCTTGTACCTCTACACCTCGGGCACTACCGGGTTGCCCAAGGCCGGGGTCTTTCGCCATGGACGCTGGATGCGCACCTCCACCAGTTTCGGCCTGATCGCCTTGGACATGCAGCCCGATGACATCTTGTATTGCACCCTGCCGCTGTACCACGCCACGGGCCTGTGCGTGTGCTGGGGGGCGGCGATCTGTGGCGCCTCGGGGTTTGCGCTGCGGCGCAAGTTCAGCGCCAGTCAATTCTGGAACGATGTGCGCCGTTACCGGGCGACCACGCTGGGTTATGTCGGTGAGTTGTGCCGTTACCTGATCGACCAGCCGTCCACCGGCGAAGACCGCCACCACAGTGTGAAGAAGATGATCGGCAACGGCCTGCGCCCCGGAGCCTGGTCGACCTTCAAGACGCGTTTTGGCATCGAGCATATCTGCGAGCTGTATGCGGCCAGCGACGGCAATATTGGCTTCACCAATGTGCTGAATTTCGACAACACCGTCGGGTTTTCCCTGATGGGCTGGGAACTGGTGCGCTACGACCATGACAGCGGCGTGCCGTTACGCAACCTGCAAGGTCGCATGCAGAAAGTCCCCAGGGGCGAACCGGGCCTGCTGTTGGCGCGGATCGACGACAAGGCGCCGCTGGACGGCTACACCGATCCAGCCAAGACCGAAAAGACCATCTACCGGGACGTCTTCGTTCCCGGTGACCGCTACTTCAACACCGGTGATCTGCTGCGCAACATTGGTTTTGGCCATGGGCAGTTCGTCGATCGCCTCGGCGATACCTACCGCTGGAAAGGCGAAAACGTCTCCACCACGGAAGTCGAAAACGTTTTGCTGCAACACCCGCAGGTGGCCGAGGCGGTGGCCTATGGCGTGGAGATCAATGGCACCAATGGCCGCGCCGGCATGGCGGCGATCACCCCGGCGGAATCCCTGGCGGTGCTGGATTTCAGTGAGCTGTTGCAATTCCTGCAGTGCAAGCTGCCGGCCTATGCGGTGCCATTGTTCCTGCGCATTAAAGTGAAAATGGACACCACCGGCACCTTCAAATACCAGAAAACCCGCCTCAAGGCCGAAGCCTTCGACCCTTGCGTTGCCGATGATGAGCCGGTCTACGCCTGGCTCCCGGGCAGCCAGACCTACGTGCGGGTAGACCGGCAACTGGCGACGCAGATTCAGGGTGGGCAGTATCGCTATTGA
- a CDS encoding cysteine hydrolase family protein, with the protein MSVPKTMFQLSGRGYAAANLSQATLIIIDAQKEYLAGPLALSGMDAAVANIKQLLGAARAANRPIVHVRHLGTHGGLFDPQGERGEFIPGLEPQGDETVIEKLLPSAFHGTELKKRLEDLGPLDLIVCGFMSHSSVSTTVRAAKNLGFRCTLVEDACATRDLPYKGGVLSAEHVQQTEMAIMADNFATLALTRDFT; encoded by the coding sequence ATGTCCGTTCCAAAAACGATGTTTCAACTCAGCGGCCGTGGTTACGCGGCGGCCAACCTGAGTCAAGCGACACTGATCATCATCGATGCCCAGAAAGAATACCTCGCCGGCCCCCTGGCCTTGAGTGGCATGGATGCAGCGGTCGCGAACATCAAGCAATTGCTCGGCGCGGCCCGTGCCGCCAACCGTCCGATCGTGCATGTGCGCCACCTGGGCACCCACGGCGGGCTGTTCGATCCGCAGGGCGAACGCGGGGAATTCATTCCGGGCCTTGAGCCCCAGGGCGACGAAACCGTGATCGAAAAGCTGCTGCCCAGCGCGTTCCATGGCACCGAGTTGAAAAAACGCCTGGAAGACCTCGGCCCCCTGGACTTGATCGTCTGCGGGTTCATGAGCCACTCCAGCGTCAGCACCACTGTGCGCGCCGCCAAGAACCTGGGCTTTCGTTGCACCCTGGTGGAAGACGCCTGCGCCACCCGTGACCTGCCATACAAGGGCGGCGTACTCAGCGCCGAGCACGTTCAGCAGACCGAAATGGCGATCATGGCGGACAACTTCGCCACCCTGGCCCTGACCCGCGACTTCACCTGA
- the aroC gene encoding chorismate synthase codes for MSGNTYGKLFTVTTAGESHGPALVAIVDGCPPGLDISLDDLQRDLDRRKPGTSRHTTQRQEADEVEILSGVFEGRTTGCAIGLLIRNTDQKSKDYSAIKDLFRPAHADYTYHHKYGERDYRGGGRSSARETAMRVAAGAIAKKYLASQGIVIRGYMSQLGPIEIPFKTWDSVEQNAFFCPDPDKVPELEAYMDQLRRDQDSVGAKITVVAEGVMPGLGEPIFDRLDAELAHALMSINAVKGVEIGAGFACVAQRGTEHRDELTPQGFLSNNAGGILGGISSGQPIVAHLALKPTSSITTPGRSIDIHGNPVDVITKGRHDPCVGIRATPIAEAMMAIVLMDHLLRHRGQNADVRVSTPVLGQL; via the coding sequence ATGTCCGGCAATACCTACGGCAAGCTGTTCACCGTTACCACCGCGGGCGAAAGCCATGGCCCGGCGTTGGTCGCCATTGTCGACGGCTGCCCGCCGGGCCTGGACATTTCCCTGGACGATCTGCAACGTGACCTGGACCGCCGCAAGCCCGGCACCAGCCGCCACACCACCCAGCGCCAGGAAGCCGATGAAGTCGAAATCCTCTCCGGTGTGTTCGAAGGGCGAACCACTGGCTGCGCCATCGGGCTGTTGATCCGCAACACCGACCAGAAGTCCAAGGACTACTCGGCCATCAAGGACTTGTTCCGCCCGGCCCACGCCGACTACACCTACCATCACAAGTACGGCGAGCGCGACTACCGTGGCGGCGGCCGCAGTTCGGCCCGGGAAACCGCCATGCGTGTGGCGGCCGGGGCGATTGCCAAGAAATACCTGGCCAGCCAGGGCATCGTTATTCGCGGCTACATGAGCCAGTTGGGCCCTATCGAAATCCCGTTCAAGACCTGGGATTCGGTAGAGCAGAACGCTTTCTTCTGCCCCGACCCGGACAAGGTGCCGGAACTTGAGGCCTACATGGACCAACTGCGCCGGGACCAGGATTCGGTCGGCGCGAAGATCACCGTGGTGGCCGAAGGTGTGATGCCGGGCCTTGGCGAGCCGATCTTCGACCGCCTCGACGCTGAGCTGGCCCATGCGCTGATGAGCATCAACGCCGTGAAAGGCGTGGAGATCGGCGCCGGCTTCGCCTGTGTCGCCCAGCGTGGTACCGAACACCGGGACGAACTGACCCCGCAAGGTTTCCTCAGCAACAACGCCGGCGGCATCCTCGGTGGCATTTCCTCGGGCCAGCCGATTGTCGCGCACCTGGCCTTGAAGCCGACGTCCAGCATCACCACGCCGGGCCGCTCCATCGACATCCATGGCAATCCGGTGGACGTCATCACCAAGGGCCGTCACGATCCGTGCGTTGGCATCCGTGCCACGCCCATCGCCGAGGCGATGATGGCGATCGTGCTGATGGATCACCTGCTGCGTCATCGCGGCCAGAACGCCGACGTTCGGGTCAGCACTCCGGTGCTGGGGCAGCTTTGA
- the prmB gene encoding 50S ribosomal protein L3 N(5)-glutamine methyltransferase, with amino-acid sequence MITSRLRTLRDHIRWAVSRFHGEDLFFGHGTDNAWDEARQLVLGALHLPWEIADSYLDCRLEDEELVHVQRLLRRRIAERIPAAYLLGEAWFCGMSFIVDQRVLIPRSPIGELIEKRFEPWLGQEPARILDLCTGSGCIGIACAFEFPHAEVVLADLSFEALEVANQNIERHGVDERVFTVQGDGFEGLPGQRFDLIVSNPPYVDAEDFADMPQEYQHEPELGLACGDDGLNLVRRMLAEAADHLTEKGLLIVEVGNSQVHVEALYPEVDFAWLDFERGGHGVFMLSAEQCRQYQGVFASRV; translated from the coding sequence GTGATCACTTCCCGCCTTCGTACCCTGCGCGACCATATCCGTTGGGCCGTCAGCCGTTTCCACGGGGAGGATCTGTTTTTTGGCCATGGCACCGACAATGCGTGGGATGAAGCCCGGCAACTGGTGTTGGGCGCGTTGCATCTGCCCTGGGAAATTGCCGATAGCTACCTCGATTGCCGCCTGGAAGACGAAGAGCTGGTGCACGTGCAGCGTTTGCTGCGCCGGCGTATCGCAGAGCGCATTCCGGCGGCTTACCTGCTGGGTGAAGCCTGGTTCTGCGGGATGTCCTTCATTGTCGACCAGCGCGTGCTCATTCCCCGTTCGCCCATTGGTGAGTTGATCGAAAAGCGTTTCGAACCTTGGCTGGGCCAGGAACCTGCGCGGATTCTCGACCTCTGCACCGGTTCCGGCTGCATCGGCATTGCCTGTGCTTTTGAATTCCCCCATGCCGAAGTGGTGCTGGCCGACCTGTCGTTCGAAGCGCTGGAGGTGGCCAACCAGAACATCGAGCGTCACGGTGTCGATGAGCGCGTGTTTACCGTGCAGGGCGATGGTTTCGAGGGGCTGCCGGGGCAACGTTTCGACCTGATCGTGTCGAACCCGCCCTATGTCGACGCGGAGGATTTCGCCGACATGCCGCAGGAATACCAACATGAGCCGGAGCTGGGTCTGGCCTGTGGCGATGACGGCTTGAACCTGGTCCGCCGGATGCTGGCCGAAGCAGCCGATCATCTGACCGAGAAGGGCCTGTTGATTGTCGAGGTGGGTAACAGCCAGGTTCACGTCGAGGCGCTGTACCCGGAAGTCGATTTCGCCTGGCTGGACTTCGAACGCGGCGGGCATGGAGTGTTCATGCTCAGTGCCGAGCAGTGCCGGCAGTACCAGGGGGTGTTTGCTTCGCGGGTTTGA
- a CDS encoding Smr/MutS family protein — translation MQDDDFSLFKSAIQGVKPIKHDRAETGKPKADRAQIAKLRQAATVRTDATTVDGLSDQFVIDVGPEDELMWARDGVQESQMRKLKVGQIPFEGSLDLHGMTVEKARETLWAFLAEATKFEIRCVRVTHGKAVRLDGKRPMIKSHVNTWLRQHPQVLGFTSCQAKHGGAGAVYVMLKRTMMEGRDE, via the coding sequence ATGCAAGACGACGACTTTTCCCTGTTCAAAAGTGCGATCCAGGGCGTAAAACCGATCAAGCACGATCGCGCCGAAACCGGCAAACCCAAGGCTGACCGCGCACAGATCGCCAAGCTGCGTCAGGCCGCCACCGTGCGCACCGACGCCACGACCGTGGATGGCTTGTCCGATCAGTTCGTGATCGACGTCGGCCCGGAAGACGAGTTGATGTGGGCGCGCGACGGGGTTCAGGAAAGCCAGATGCGCAAGCTCAAGGTCGGCCAGATTCCCTTCGAAGGCAGCCTCGACCTGCACGGCATGACCGTCGAAAAAGCCCGGGAAACCCTTTGGGCATTCCTGGCCGAAGCCACCAAGTTCGAAATCCGCTGCGTGCGCGTCACCCACGGCAAAGCCGTGCGCCTGGACGGCAAGCGGCCAATGATCAAGAGCCACGTCAACACCTGGCTGCGCCAGCACCCCCAAGTACTGGGCTTCACCTCCTGCCAGGCGAAACACGGCGGCGCCGGCGCGGTGTACGTAATGCTCAAGCGCACCATGATGGAAGGTCGCGACGAGTAG
- a CDS encoding ankyrin repeat domain-containing protein, translated as MSDTSRQMTPEEAAEFAEQVFNVARQGDAAMMAALLSKGLPPNLRNHKGDTLLMLAAYHGHVETVKVLLEHKADPEVRNDNGQSPIAGAAFKGDLAVVTALVEGGAQVEGSSFDGRTALMMAAMFNRVAIVDYLISKGADPKAKDANGVSALDAAKTMGAVDTTAQLEKLLG; from the coding sequence ATGTCCGATACAAGCCGTCAGATGACCCCGGAAGAGGCTGCGGAGTTTGCCGAGCAGGTGTTCAATGTCGCACGCCAGGGTGACGCCGCGATGATGGCGGCCTTGCTGAGCAAAGGCCTGCCGCCCAACCTGCGTAACCACAAGGGCGACACTTTGCTGATGCTGGCTGCGTACCACGGGCATGTGGAAACCGTGAAAGTGCTGCTGGAACACAAGGCCGATCCGGAAGTGCGCAACGACAATGGCCAGAGCCCGATTGCCGGCGCGGCCTTCAAGGGTGACCTGGCAGTGGTCACGGCGTTGGTGGAGGGCGGTGCGCAGGTGGAAGGCTCCTCCTTCGATGGCCGTACCGCATTGATGATGGCGGCGATGTTCAATCGCGTGGCAATCGTCGATTACCTGATCAGCAAAGGCGCCGATCCGAAAGCCAAGGATGCCAACGGCGTCTCGGCCCTGGATGCGGCCAAGACCATGGGCGCGGTGGATACCACGGCGCAATTGGAAAAGTTGTTGGGCTGA
- a CDS encoding acireductone dioxygenase, with translation MSSLSVYHVSSPDIPNKVLTHFEDIASTLAEKGVRFDRWEAASKIQPGASQDEVIAAYRAQIDRLMTERGYVTVDVISLNSDHPQKAELRAKFLDEHRHGEDEVRFFVAGRGLFTLHIDDYVYAVLCEKNDLISVPAGTPHWFDMGEHPHFVAIRLFNNPEGWVAKFTGDDIASRFPRLED, from the coding sequence ATGAGCAGCCTATCCGTCTACCACGTCTCAAGCCCTGATATCCCGAACAAGGTGCTGACCCATTTCGAAGACATCGCCTCGACCCTGGCTGAAAAAGGCGTGCGTTTCGACCGTTGGGAAGCGGCGAGCAAAATCCAGCCTGGCGCCAGCCAGGACGAAGTCATCGCTGCCTATCGGGCCCAGATCGACCGCCTGATGACTGAGCGTGGCTACGTCACGGTCGATGTCATCAGCCTCAATAGCGATCACCCGCAAAAAGCCGAGCTGCGGGCCAAGTTCCTCGATGAGCACCGCCATGGCGAAGACGAAGTACGATTTTTCGTCGCCGGTCGTGGCTTGTTTACCCTGCACATCGATGATTACGTCTATGCCGTGTTGTGCGAAAAGAACGACCTGATCTCGGTGCCCGCCGGTACGCCACACTGGTTCGACATGGGCGAGCATCCGCATTTCGTGGCCATCCGCCTGTTCAACAACCCGGAAGGCTGGGTCGCGAAGTTCACCGGCGACGACATCGCCAGCCGCTTCCCACGCCTGGAGGACTGA
- a CDS encoding methylthioribulose 1-phosphate dehydratase → MSLTREQLAREIIDAGRFLYGRGWSPATSSNYSTRLAPDQALLTVSGKHKGQLGLDDVLATDLDGNSLEPGKKPSAETLLHTQLYRWRPQIGAVLHTHSVNATVLSRLTAEAFIDFEDYELQKAFSGISTHESQVRVPIFDNDQDIARLAAKVQPWLEAHPDCVGYLIRGHGLYTWGAGMSDALRQIEAFEFLFECELKTRTLLNR, encoded by the coding sequence ATGAGCCTTACCCGTGAACAGCTCGCCCGGGAAATCATCGACGCCGGGCGTTTTTTGTATGGCCGCGGCTGGTCCCCGGCTACCAGCAGCAACTATTCGACCCGGCTTGCCCCTGACCAAGCCCTGCTGACCGTGTCCGGCAAGCACAAGGGACAACTGGGGCTCGACGATGTGCTGGCCACCGACCTGGACGGCAACAGCCTGGAGCCAGGCAAGAAACCCTCCGCCGAAACCTTGCTGCACACCCAGTTGTATCGCTGGCGGCCGCAGATCGGTGCTGTGTTGCATACCCATTCGGTGAATGCCACGGTGTTGTCGCGCCTGACCGCCGAAGCCTTCATCGACTTCGAAGACTACGAACTGCAAAAGGCCTTCAGTGGTATTTCGACTCACGAATCCCAGGTTCGCGTGCCGATTTTCGACAACGACCAGGACATCGCGCGCCTGGCCGCCAAGGTCCAGCCCTGGCTCGAGGCGCATCCCGATTGCGTCGGCTACCTTATTCGTGGCCATGGCCTGTACACCTGGGGGGCGGGCATGAGCGATGCCCTGCGCCAGATCGAAGCGTTCGAGTTCCTGTTCGAGTGCGAGCTCAAGACCCGCACCCTCCTGAACCGTTAA
- the folE gene encoding GTP cyclohydrolase I FolE encodes MSLEQNYTAILGQLGEDVSREGLLDTPKRAAKAMQYLCRGYEQTLEEVTNGALFSSDNSEMVLVKDIELYSLCEHHLLPFIGKAHVAYIPSGKVLGLSKVARIVDMYARRLQIQENLSRQIADAVQQVTGALGVAVVIEAKHMCMMMRGVEKQNSSMITSVMLGEFRENAATRSEFLSLIK; translated from the coding sequence ATGTCTCTGGAACAGAATTACACCGCGATTCTCGGCCAACTCGGCGAGGACGTTTCCCGCGAGGGCCTGCTCGACACGCCCAAGCGCGCTGCCAAGGCCATGCAGTACCTCTGCCGCGGTTATGAACAGACCCTGGAAGAAGTCACCAACGGTGCCTTGTTCAGCTCCGACAACAGCGAAATGGTGCTGGTCAAGGACATCGAGTTGTACTCGCTGTGCGAGCACCACCTGCTGCCATTCATCGGCAAGGCCCATGTGGCCTATATCCCGAGCGGCAAGGTGCTGGGGCTGTCGAAAGTCGCGCGCATCGTCGATATGTATGCCCGTCGCTTGCAGATCCAGGAAAACCTCAGCCGCCAGATCGCCGATGCGGTCCAGCAGGTGACCGGCGCCCTGGGCGTGGCGGTGGTGATCGAGGCCAAGCACATGTGCATGATGATGCGCGGTGTGGAAAAGCAGAATTCCTCGATGATCACTTCGGTGATGCTCGGTGAGTTCCGGGAAAACGCTGCCACCCGCAGCGAATTCCTCAGCCTCATCAAGTAA